One window of the Suricata suricatta isolate VVHF042 chromosome 7, meerkat_22Aug2017_6uvM2_HiC, whole genome shotgun sequence genome contains the following:
- the SLC18B1 gene encoding MFS-type transporter SLC18B1 → MDAPGDPEGPRLPGGGGPPGATRETSRQLSREQLFVLISAASINLGSMMCYSILGPFFPKEAEKKGVSNTVTGMIFGCYALFDLLASLVFGKYLVHIGAKFMFVAGMFVSGGVTVLFGVLDQVPEGPMFIAMCFLVRIADAVSFAAAITASFSILAKAFPHNVAMVLGSLELFSGLGLVLGPPLGGFLYQSFGYEMPFILLGCIVLLMVPLNMYILPNYAPWTSLPGPPRGTCPVQESAHSGRHKAWWCPHQFDLPAGSVGLVFLGLALSYSISSPLFGLLSDKIPHLRKWFLVWGNIITAGCYMLLGPIPILHIRSQLWLLVLILVLNGISAGMSIIPTFPEILNCAYENGFEEGLSTLGLVSGLFGAMWSVGAFIGPTLGGFLYEKIGFEWAAAVQGLWALTSGLVMGLFYLCEHSRSRRSPSQNILGTEEERTALLPDDT, encoded by the exons ATGGACGCGCCGGGTGACCCCGAGGGCCCACGCCTCCCCGGAG GTGGTGGCCCTCCAGGAGCTACAAGAGAGACATCCAGACAACTTTCAAGAGAACAGCTTTTTGTGCTGATATCGGCAGCTTCCATAAACTTGGGTTCTATGATGTGCTATTCTATCCTTGGACCCTTTTTCCCCAAGGAG gcTGAAAAGAAAGGAGTCAGCAACACAGTTACCGGTATGATCTTTGGATGTTACGCTTTGTTTGACTTGCTGGCATCTTTGGTATTTGGAAAATAT CTTGTACATATTGGAGCAAAATTTATGTTTGTAGCAGGAATGTTTGTCTCAGGAGGAGTTACAGTTCTCTTTGG TGTGTTGGACCAAGTTCCAGAAGGACCAATGTTTATTGCTATGTGTTTTCTAGTGAGAATAGCAGATGCAGTCAGCTTTGCGGCCGCAATAACTGCGTCTTTTTCTATTCTTGCAAAGGCTTTTCCACACAACGTGGCCATGGTGTtg GGAAGTCTTGAGCTTTTTTCTGGCTTGGGACTAGTGTTAGGGCCCCCTTTAGGTGGCTTCTTATATCAATCCTTTGGCTACGAGATGCCTTTTATCCTTCTGGGATGCATAGTTCTGCTGATGGTGCCACTCAACATGTACATTTTACCTAATTATG CTCCATGGACATCGCTGCCAGGGCCACCACGAGGGACATGCCCGGTACAAGAGTCAGCACACTCAGGGAGGCACAAAGCGTGGTGGTGTCCTCATCAG TTTGATTTACCAGCTGGCTCCGTGGGGCTGGTATTCCTGGGTTTGGCACTATCCTACTCCATTTCTTCACCGCTGTTTGGTTTACTAAGTGACAAAATACCG CATCTCAGGAagtggtttctggtttggggaaaCATAATCACAGCAGGATGCTACATGCTCTTAGGACCTATCCCAATCTTGCACATTCGgag TCAACTCTGGCTGCTGGTGCTGATATTGGTCTTGAATGGCATCTCGGCTGGAATGAGTATAATTCCAACCTTCCCGGAGATTCTCAATTGTGCATA TGAAAATGGATTTGAAGAAGGATTAAGTACCTTGGGACTTGTGTCGGGTCTCTTCGGTGCCATGTGGTCAGTTGG TGCTTTTATAGGACCCACCCTGGGTGGatttttatatgagaaaattgGTTTTGAATGGGCAGCTGCTGTGCAAGGTCTTTGGGCTCTGACAAGT GGATTAGTGATGGGCTTGTTTTACCTGTGTGAGCACTCCCGGAGTAGAAG GTCTCCATCCCAGAATATCCTCGGCACAGAAGAAGAACGAACTGCTCTCTTACCCGATGACACCTAG